GGTAGTGCCGGACTACCGGCAATAGTGCATGTCTAGTATGTAGTTCGTTATAACTTGTTATAACCTGGTGATTCTCAATGGCACTTTTGAAATTTCGTACACTGATTTTATAGTCAGGGTATCCTTTTTGCCTAAGATTACTAGACCCGTATTccctataaaaaatgtattggtatgttgtataaataactttacCAAGTTCAGTCCTCCAGGGCGCATGCACTCTGGTAGTCTGGTCAGCCGACACGCTCATGAGGTATCGTCCCTGGCGCTCCCACTTCACATCTTCCACTGCGCTGAAGTGGCCTCCACACACCACTGACGGTTGCCATTGACCAGTCTCCTGGAAAAAGAGGTGGAACAAATGAATTCTTGCATCACTCACATTTATGTAACTGTAAGGTAGGAAAGTTGAAAGATTCAAACCGCGACCCGCACCAatgttaatttacataaaactattaCAAATTGGCCTTACCTTACAACACCTCCAAATATGAAAGGAACCATTGTATCCATGTGCTAAGAACGAGTTACCACCAGGGCCAAACTTGCTGCCGTAGAATCCCAACCCATTTCCCCCCACTTCCCCTACCCTTACTCGTTCTACCCACACCCCATCCCCTTCCCCTTTACTGGGAGATGACTCTGGCTCCCAAATGATGACTGTTTTGTCTAGTGAGGAAGACAGCAGTCTGTAGATTGGCTTTTTGTTTAATTCTGAAAAAGATAATTGATCATGTAGCATAGGTTATTTGATtactttagtattttgttttacaaccaTTTGTCACCTACCTCCAAGAGCAGGCGGTTGCCACTGCACCCCATACACCCACCCCTCATGTCCAGCCAGAACTGCTTCCAACTTTACAGACCAGTCCTCTTCGTATGCTGGGAACAGTTTTTCTTCCACTTTGATACCCTTAGTGACCTGCTGTTTCACATGCTTCTCAATCCGCCAGAGACGGATGTATGTGTCTTGGGAGGCAGATGCTAGCATAATCGTTGAGTTGTCTGTGAAATTAGAAGAATATAACCTTAGTAATTTATGCATGGATTCCAGGAACTAACTTACttattttaactatttaatCTACTTAATCTTGTATGATtagtttgtataattttatttcagtaagTAACCAAAAACCTACAGTAGCCTGTTTGATAACAGTTCAACTTTCAACTCACCTACATCTTGAACATCAAGCCCCCTCACCCAGTCTTCATGACCAGCCAGTGTGTGAACCCTGTGGTACTCATCTCCAACAAACACATGGATCTTGTGGTCATCCAGAGCACAGAATAGTATGGGCTTGTGTGAGGTGGGTAGGATGTGTGCATGGAGTGTCAGGCAGAGACCGGAGTTCAAGTTTATAGTTTGCTTGTGTACTGTGAcacctgaaacaaaaatttggTATAGATTATGATTTGATGTTTGATTATGTGTTACTGTCTGTCGCGCAGTCTACTTCCATGTAACTAGTAAATCTTTCCTAatgtatttatgtgagtaaagcATAATTTTTAGGTGATTTAGgagaattatataaatattaaatacagcAATATTGAACACGAGACATAATCCACTCTTATCAGAATATTTAGGAATAATATTTACCATCCTTCCGTTCCCAAACTCGGACAGTAGAATCAATGGATCCTGTATAAACAAGAAGCTCATCTCcattataaatcccatgtataCAAGTGACACCATCCGTATGTCCAGCAAGGCTGTTAGTGACTTTCCATACTCCGTCCACCAAGGACCATATAGCAGCAGTCTTGTCTGCAGACCCAGAAATCAGCTCAGTACAGCTTCCATCTGGTTTACGCAGCCATTTAACAGTGTTTACTTGTGATTTATGGTGACTCAATACTTTTAGAGGGTCTGTGCCCCTGAGATTCTGGAATTAAATGAGAAAtatgtttgaaaacaaataGGTTACAAATCTAATATCCTTATTTACGTAAATTTCTTATTAGTGAATTAATATATTGGAAATTTAAggcttaaatataattatagccaGTAATAGAATGTAACAACAATATCTCAGGATaacaaatgcaataaaaacattgcaTCTTACCGTGTCGTAAATAACAACAGAGTTTGTGGCACCAAAACAAATGACTCCCTGTCCATTCCAGTCGATTATTTCCGGAGTGCGGTTGCAGGCGACAGATGTATACACTTGCTCcacattaattttcattttgccggtcatattattgaataaaaacaatacaaaagcGATCAAACCTCAAAAACATCAATTTTGAGGTTATTATAAACATATGgttgacattgacatttcaCCATATGACTGACTGAGCATGTAATAATGCGTTCGAGATAATcttcaaactaattttaattcaatgatTTGATATtggtaaataaatttatatgaaattattattagaaactaATACAGTATTACAGAATAATTAACTTCAATTATAGACGTGAGGAATTGATAACCtgtaaactaatttaattatttgtttcgaACATGGAATACAAACTATCGAACGTTTCCTTTTCTTTGGCGCCAAAAGGTTCATTTACTTGATGGACGACATAAAAATGAATCAAggggttattatttatttatttgtcatttcGTTGTGCCCCAGTTTGAATATCATGAGTTATTGTTAGAACCtgaaatttgtatttataattttgattgtatTTAGTGATAAAGTGTATAAACAACATCAGCAATCATGCCTGAAGTAATGATTTGTGGTATACCAGTGACTTTTCCATTTGAACCGTATGAAGTTCAAAAGGTATACATGGAACGTGTGATAGAAAGTCTGCAGAACAATACTAACGCATTACTGGAGTCTCCAACTGGTACCGGAAAGACCCTCAGTTTGCTATGTTCTTCATTAGCCTGGTTACTTGTTAAAAAGGCCCAATTACAAATGAATGCACAAGTTGGCAATTTTTCCGAGCATAGTAACTTTAGTGGATCTCTGAAAGATTCTTTGAAATCTGGAGCAGGGAAAGCAAAAGATAATACGTCATGGGGTATGCCAAAGATAATATACTCATCAAGAACACATTCGCAATTGACACAAGCTATGCAAGAATTGAAACGGTCAAGTTACAAGCATGTAAAAGCCACAGTTTTGGGTTCCAGAGATCAAATGTGTATTCATCCGGAAGTATCCAAGGAGACAAACAACATGAACAAAGTTCACATGTGCCAGCTGAGAGTAAAATCAAGAACATGccacttttataataatgttgaatCTAAGAAAGATGACAGGGCTGTGAAAGGTGATGAAATATTAGACATAGAAGACTTAGTTACTGTGGGAAAGAAGCTCAAGTGTTGTCCTTACTATTTATCAAAAGAACTGAAACAAGATgctgatattatatttatgccTTACAATTATATTCTAGATCCAAAATCAAGGAGAGCTAATGGTGTagaacttttaaataatattattattttagatgaAGCTCACAATGTTGAAAAAATGTGTGAAGAATCAGCATCTCTGCAAATTAGAACAACAGATGTTGCTCTGTGTATTGATGAGATTACACATGTGATGAGATCTTTTGGTGAGGCAGCAGCTAATGAGGATCAGATGGATATGACTGTGGACAGCCAGCCTAAAGATTTCACCTGTGATgatttatgtgttttaaaagaaatgatGCTGGCATTAGAGAAGGCTATTGATGAGATCACTGTTGGAAGTGAAGGAACTACTTACCCtggtggttttatttttgaattgttATCAAAAGCTGAGATCAGGGATCACAATCAAATGGCTGTCATCACAATGATTGAGAATCTCATACAGTACTTGTCTACAGCCAGTTCTTCACCTTTTCAGCGCAAAGGAGTTGGTTTGCAGAAGATAGTAGATTTATTAAATGTGGTGTTCAGTGGGACAACACATGCTTATAAGGAGAGAGTTAAAATGTGTTACAAAGTTCATGTACAGATTGAagataaaaagaataataagaAGACTGACAGTTGGGGagcattaaaaacaacaagcaCGAAGTCTGCTGAAAGAGTGTTGAGTTACTGGTGTTTTAGTCCAGGTTTTGGAATGAAACAATTAATTGAACAGAATGTGAGGAGTATCATTCTAACAAGTGGCACACTAGCTCCATTAAAACCTTTAACATCCGAACTGGGTATTCCCATAGGGGTACAGTTGGAAAACCCTCACATagtaaaatcaaatcaaatatgtGTTAAAATAATGAGCCAGGGTCCTGATGGGGTACAGCTTAATTCTAATTACCAGAACAGAGACAATCCTAAATATATTTCATCTTTAGGCAGAACAATTCTTAGCTTTTGCAGAGTTGTTCCAGATGGCTTGCTGGTATTTTTTCCATCATATCCTATAATGACCAAATGTCAAGAAATGTGGCAGAATGAGGGGATCTGGTCCAgcataaataatatcaaacctATATTTGTTGAGCCTCAGCGCAAAGACACCTTCAACACTATAATTAATGactattatagtaaaataagtGATCCCAGCACTAGAGGAGCATGCTTTATGGCTGTCTGTAGAGGAAAAGTATCAGAAGGTTTAGATTTTGCTGACATGAATGGTAGAGCAGTCATCATCACAGGCTTACCATTTCCACCACTTAAAGATCCGAGAATTATCctgaaaaagaaatacttaGAGGAATTAAGGACTAAAGATAAACAGTTTTTATCAGGTGATGAATGGTACTCCTTGGAAGCAACAAGAGCTGTAAATCAAGCTATTGGAAGAGTCATAAGGCATCAAAATGATTATGGAGCTATATTACTTTGTGACAGTAGGTTTAATAGTCCAAAACTGAAAAGCCAGTTATCTGCTTGGCTGAGAGACCATATCAATGTCTCAAATAAGTTTGGAGAGACTGTTAGTGAAATATGCAGGTTTTTCAAAAATGCTGAAACAACTTTGCCAGCCCCCAGATTGAAACCTCTGCTTCCAAATGAATCTAGAATGCAGGACAAAGCTGATTCTGGCCCAATTCATGCCAGTGGTGTTTCATTTCCTGTCACTAATTCTAGAATTGTATCAAAATCTTCAATTAAAAAATCTGTTAGCCAATATCCTAATTCAAATGAAGTTTATGCAGATTTTTCTatggatttttataaaaatgctaaAGCTTCTGCCTATGTTAATGAATTTAAACCTAATACTACAAAGGACCTTTTTAGTGCTATAGATCAAGCAGAATCTCAACAGTCATCATCCTCACAATCTTTAGTTACTATCCACAAAAGAACTGCAGAAGTTAATGTGGCTAATCAaatagtaaaaaagaaaaagttgaaGATAAAACCTTTTGGATTTGAAGAGAATTTGAATGGGGAACCCTCGCATACTGAAGTGGTTGAGAAAGTACCTCCCACATCATTGATAGATTTTGTCAAAGAAATCAAAGTGCTTCTACAAGCAGAACAATATAAAGAGTTCCAATTATCTATTTCAGCATACAAGAAAAATGGTGATTATGAAGTTTTTCTAAAGGTGCTctctaatttatttgaaaacaataaaatgttttatctattCAAAGGCATGAAGAGATTTTTAAAAGATGAACATAAGGTTACTTTCCAAGAATATTGtgataatgtaaaattaagctaattattttatgtacaactaaatatagtaattttttgactagaataaattgtttgaaaaaaatttaataaatggttattaaatttaatttcacaataaaactaatattataactcTATTGTTTATTATCTACATAAAACATACAACTAGAAAACATTTTTGGGTGCTTCATTGATCTTATTTGCTATCTCCACTGAGTTTATTCTCAAAATAGTTTGAGGTGATCTATAAAAGTTTATTCTCATGAATTGCTTCCTCCTCTTCTTTTTGAAATGAGTTCTTGTGTGAGAGAGTCCCTTGGATATGACTGTGGCTGTCACGTCAACTAGTCCAGGTTGCACTAAAGGCCTTCCAATGAGGGAAAAGTCTTTTGTTCCAGCTACTAAGACTTTATCCAATCTGATTTTGTCCCCAATACTAGGAGGCCAATAACCTTCGACAACAAGTAGGTCTCCATCGGTTACACGCCACTGTTTACCCAACAAATGAACGATTGCAAAGTTTCTTGAAGCATTCTTTTCAATGAGGTTATTGCATTCCGCTATCACATCCTTCGTAGTTTCTGGGACTGTTTTAGACTCAACTGGAGATAGGCTTGTAACAAATCTTGATAGTACACCTGCTGTAAagaaacaatgtttttatataacTAATGAAGAACAAAGCTACCGAAACAACGTTAATGAAGATCCATTTACTAATTTTTTTACCTTGTCCTCCATTGAATACATTGGCTAGTCGTTGCAAACCGGCTCTTATTAGAGCCATTTTCGTAATTTAGTTGTAATCTTTaaatttttaagttatatttatttatgtgggCCCTCAAAATATTTCCCACATAACCTAAAATCGTTTAGcccacagataataaaaataatgggaGAATCTGACATGACGTTCACATTTGCGTTCAGAAATTAAGAAAGTCAAGCATTTATGTGAGCTAGTTTTGTGTCTAGTGTTAAAtatcttttagttttaatgaaattaattacaaaagaattaataaagttaaattgaaattgtattcTTGAAAAATGAACGTGAAAGATAGCATACGTcaaatttaactttattattttttaactttctaaaaaataaactgGGTTAGATATTATATCCAACGACCTACATTTTCACGGACAATGATATTAttcttgttaataataattttattatgatgtacAGGTACATCTATTCATTTCAAGTTGGTGGTAATAATTCTTCCACTAATGGAAAGATGGCGCTAatgatgtatttaaataataataaaaatatttaatgattgtttaaaaaatatttaataaaatacaaaaataactttattgtgagAACATAACTGTAtatcgttggttgagtggttgcaTGATAATTGATAAGGGGTTTTGAGGTGGTGTAAAATGTGATAAATAAAAGAGGTTTAGGGTATAAggcacatttttaattaataaatattctttcttattaatttcttggtcgagtggttgcaaccGTTGCAACGTTTGTGGAGTCACGTTTTCGAAGGATTCCGGATTCTGCACCAggatattttcaattattttcccTGGTCGTGGGTTGGTTTACTAACGTATAATTTCACATTCGCAACACACTCAAACCTGAAACAATTATtacgtgcggtaatcgaacccacGATACAGCTATCGGTTGTCCAGCTACTATTTTAAGTTACAGTTATTAATAATGCTTGTCCTCTTCTAATCGAGAGTTATAgtaaaaatggtgaaaaatgaaTGTTAAAAATAGACATTATAAGTACTAGCAAGCAATCTGTGGTCGGCACGTGTACGTGCGAGGAGCGGGAAAGTGTATTGGAGCTGTCAGGGCAAAGTTCGCGGTAATGCCCTCAATGACATCCGCGGCTTAGGTTCATCCCTCAGCGaaacactttatttattattccagTTCCAGGCTCTCCGCGGCCGTCCTCTGATGGATTACACTAAAGTCTCAGTATTCACGTCGGCGTCGCTCTACATTCAAATATCCAGCTCTATTCGCATTCGTATGCCAGTTACTTGATACATCAGCTCTACTTTCGGAACGCTCCGCCCTACCTCGGGAGGCTTCGGCAGCGTCTGGGGCGCGTCGCCATGGCAACGGGCGGGCACGCGGCGCTCTCGGCACAGCGGCCGCAGCCGAAAATAAACACGAGAGCGACGCCTCGCGGACTTGTTGTGGAGCAAGGGGACACGCCACTAGGGCGCTACGGGGGTGTGCGTCCGCTGACGTATGTAATTATCGTTTCAGGTTTCACCGGAGACGTATTGGATTATTCCGATGGGCTTTTATATATACGTCTCTATTGTTACGtaggttttatttatacttttagaAAGAATATCAGAAACTGATTTCGAACAGATTATTAGATAAGTTAAAAGCTCTTAAAGCTTGCTTGCGGAAAAAGGTATTTAAGTCCGGACGGAGAATTGTTTGCTTTACATCGACAGAATCAGTTAGGAACGAGTTCTAACGCGGGATTTTCCAAGAAGCGTGCAAAGTTGCCGGGGAAGGCTCGCCCGCTCCCGCACGGCAGCGCTCTCGGCCTGGGGCGGGGGTGTGCGAGGCTCGGGCGGCGTGGCTCGGCCGGTGCGCGCGCACGGTTCCCGCGTCAGTCGCTGGGCGGCGCGCGGCCGGCTCGCGGTCGATAGCTGCACGCTGGCACGGGCACGGCCATGTTGCGCGACGCGTGCACGCGCGAGCGGCCTCGACGCGCTGCCGTGTGAGTGAAGTGTTGTGGTGTGGACACCGGCCCCTTCTCCCCGCGCCGCCACGCGCGGCGCTGCCGCCTCGAGCTTTCGGTCAGTATCAGAGACCAGTGATAGTGAGCTTCTTCTCCGACCTGATGTCCGCCGCCGGCCCGGCAGGCTCCAGCATCACCTGCGGCAGGTGCGCCAGGCATGCGCTGCTGACACTTCATTGACAACAGATCGTCTGTGCGATGCGATTCGATTCGTGAATATTTACGGGTGAATGCGCGTGACGTTTAGGTTCGGTGTACACACGTCCTCAATTTGAGCTGGGTTCCGTCGCCACAGAGCTCGAGCATACATAACTCAGTCGCAGATAGAAATGTTAGGTTAGGACGGGGGGTAGTGATTACGCGCGAAGGAATCCAATATCGTGAAGTGGTACAATATAAAGGTGTAGGGCAAGGTGTGTGCTCCAGAATATAAAGCAAACagtttctaattaattttgagGTATCATCTTGAACTGAAGGCGATATTGGCAAAGTTTGGCGGCAGCTAGGAGCGTCAGAGAGCGTACTGAGGCAAATATCTTCATTTACATTCATAGATATTATGGTTATCAACGTATACGGTAAGAACGTAGCTTCGTAGCATTTTGTAGCAACTCGTAGCAAGTCGTAGCGCGTCGTAGCACTGTAGACGACTATGTAACTAGTCAGTAATAAAAGCTCACGTTAACAGAAACGGTATTTGTAGGATTATTCGAGAAGAATATGAAATGTGTTCGTACAGTCACGTGTCCATGGGTAGTGAGTTTGTTCTGGGCTACGGAAGCTTAGTTTGTAATCGGGTAAGAACACGTGTCTTATCTGAGATAACATAAATATGGGTAAGCTAAAGAGGCCTACGTTGGATATGTCTTGAAATTTATTGCCATGAGACCGATACAGTTTGTCCATAATCACGTTTATAAGGAATGAGCACAGCATAGTTgagaagtaaaatgttttatactgaGCAGACTACTATAGAGACTTGTTTACGTTTCAAAATGTTTCAGATTTcattaaatgttaataaaacaaGTAGCGAATAAAATGAGTATGACTCGGTTCACGGATGAAGagaacaaaattatgaattcatTATTCATTTTAGTCATGGCGATCTATGGGGCCTTCGATAATGGAGGGAGGGGGGAAGGTTTTGTTCAATATTTGATATATTTCAACCTCTGACATGCTAATGGTGACGAAACATGGATGtctgtgtatgtatgtaggtaggtatgtgaaAGTAGATGGTCGCATCTACAGTGTGTTAGtctaaaggtttttttttacagaGAAGGTTCTTTACTTGAGAGTTCATAGAGAAGTATCTTCTTCTGATGAATAATTATCTAGTAATGAGAAATTGATTGACATCCCATACCTAGAGTGGTTACAAAAACAATCACATTTCGATGTTTTAAACGTCAACGCAGTTTGGAACATAATTCGGTCATTCTGTTGTTTCTAAATACCGTACCGTGGCCATTTATATCTTGacctaaacatattaaaatatgaaaaaatcaAAGTAACAAATTCAATCATCATAGCGGCATATAACAGTTTTTGGTGGTTTCGGATATAATGTGTCAAAATAAAAGAGATCACGGGAATTAGAAATAAGAACTAGAAAAATAGGAGATTGACCGAATTATAACTAATGTTTAAAATCAAGAATATGGCACAATTATATTTGTTGATTAGTAATTAAATGAAGTTAAGTGCAGTCAATCAAGTTAAATACGATGGTTACTTATTACTAACAGGTCACAGGGTACTTTTAACGAAGTGTAGTCAATGAAATAGTTAGTCTGGCTGTATTAAAGCAATCATTAATTCCTTAAAAACAttgccacacactaggattttctcctgtgtcgtgtgtacgTTTAGAAACACACAAtctcacatacaaatgacacccagacccgaaataactaTTTGTGGTTAgcacaaagacttgctccgtgtgggaaacccgctacacgttgcacggctgccggttgcccagccactgcacccaTCGTATAGTGAACCTCCATTAATTCCTTCAgggaacatttattttaaacacataaGAATATTAACTCAATAAATATTCACAAAGAGTGAAATATgctgtaaatattaaaacagaaAATTTGGTTTTACGAGCaaaatacttttaacataaaattcaGTTTTATGAATCAGTTTCAACAGAATGTATCATGgataaagtattttgtttaaaatgtggCGTTGCTTCACGTATCGACGAGAACCGTGTACGTACTTATATACGCTAGTATTTTGGTATATGGTAATATGTGATATACTGGCATTACTATGCAACTCTATATACAGTATCTGTATACTGTATATAGAGTTAAAAAGAGTATTCTTTTCAAAAAGTTAGGGAATTCAATGTCTATTTtatgtaatcaactgcttaaaggctgatgttgcatgaactatatgaaaactaaaacaattaattttataagaataaaaaaagaattctagcattttttttattttacagccTGTATATTGTATGTTACCTCACAAgcctttataattatattttctagaTAAGCTTTATTTTGCAAGTGAAAACATGAAATCTGCAGATACTGtaatataatagatatttgtatatctaatattaaaagttaattaatcgTTAAATGACTCTAAATACGGCgctgtttaatattttgaaccCAATCAACATTTAGAGCAAAATAAATCAAGCATCATCTACATAAATagctgtaatataaaaataaataattttatgttcgcACGTAATATCTTCGATTAAAATGACAATTTGTCAAGCGGCGGCAACTTCAGAACATCGTATACTCGTATCGGCGAGTGATCTTTACGACTTGTTCAATTTACGGAGCGGACAGATTCAATCATTATATCAGAACCGTAAACTGTTTACTGGCGGACCGAGAGGGCGCTAGTGTCGGCAATGTCCTCATTAACAAACCATGCGATGAGTTAATACATGTATCAGAATTTATCGTTAAGATTTTATGTTTCTGCTCGTTGATCGAGAGGCCACAAATGTGACTACCGAGTAAACGGTATCGGATTTGGTTGCCCGGACGGGCAGGAATATTGTATAGCTTTTTTCAAAAGTGTCTAGCAGTAGGTACACAGATATTATGCAAAACTGGCGAAAAGACTGGACCACAACACTTTTTAGCTCACTGATTTGGTCAAGACGTGTTAAAATAACCCACTTTCGTCAGTTGTTCAATAACTGTGACATAAAATGATACAATGCATGTTTCAAACCGATTTTCTTAAACAATTTAGTTAATCTAGACACCTAACGTACGACCTCGTGGTGTTTACATATACTGGACTAACGAAACAGACAATAATTTCATGTTTTCGTGAGAGATTTTACATTATACATGATATATTAAATATCTACTTTATATTAAATCTGAATGCAAACGCACAAAGCATTATATACGAGgaattattatatgtatcatTTTGACATTACGCTTCAAGTATTTCTTCGTAGCACGCTACGTGTTATTGCCGGCTACGACGCTACGACATGTTACGAAATATtagctacgagctacgagctaCGGGTGCGGGcgttatttgaaataaatattattagtactCACTCGGGATTTAGAGTTGTCATACGTTGGAGATTTATTTCAGTGGGTTATAAAATGTACTCTGGAgggtaaaagaaatatttatcaatGTGGGACCGTTCCAAGAAATAATTCAAGTTTTAAAAGATTCTATTAAGTGACAACTATAACGTATCGAAGGATACAGAagacaaattacattttatattagtttcGTAGGCTACATGATAGCTATCCAGtccaagtttttatttattcatcgcTTTTATATGGGGAATTGAAACTAAAACGAATTCAGTTTTTACAATACGAATtcgtatgaaatatatttcaccGTAAAATTGTATGATGTTGCCAGCCATTGGTCGACTAGTCAAATAGA
This window of the Spodoptera frugiperda isolate SF20-4 chromosome 23, AGI-APGP_CSIRO_Sfru_2.0, whole genome shotgun sequence genome carries:
- the LOC118266667 gene encoding elongator complex protein 2, whose product is MTGKMKINVEQVYTSVACNRTPEIIDWNGQGVICFGATNSVVIYDTNLRGTDPLKVLSHHKSQVNTVKWLRKPDGSCTELISGSADKTAAIWSLVDGVWKVTNSLAGHTDGVTCIHGIYNGDELLVYTGSIDSTVRVWERKDGVTVHKQTINLNSGLCLTLHAHILPTSHKPILFCALDDHKIHVFVGDEYHRVHTLAGHEDWVRGLDVQDVDNSTIMLASASQDTYIRLWRIEKHVKQQVTKGIKVEEKLFPAYEEDWSVKLEAVLAGHEGWVYGVQWQPPALGELNKKPIYRLLSSSLDKTVIIWEPESSPSKGEGDGVWVERVRVGEVGGNGLGFYGSKFGPGGNSFLAHGYNGSFHIWRCCKETGQWQPSVVCGGHFSAVEDVKWERQGRYLMSVSADQTTRVHAPWRTELGTEWHEIARPQVHGYDLSSLALVSSTIFASAAEEKVIRVFKAPHNFVQNYRNITGEVIEGDTGGPEGAAVPSLGLSNKAVFIGEDEQGDADDDNDGYFVPVDMSEPPTEETLMQHTLWPELQKLYGHGYEVYSLAASPDGTLLASACKATTAEHAAVLLWDTTTWEQKQKLVSHQLTATQLAFSPNSQYLVSVSRDRRWTLYQRQQDTDSFEIIANTDRNNGVHTRIIWCCAWTQDSKAFATGSRDGKVCIWSEMGPTNTSLGAHGLLGEALEVKNMAVTALDFAPHDGPGLILAVGFETGVIRIYHFTVEGWFLLQELDNSAAHHLAVKRLTFKATEGNKMMLASCGSDHLVRIYSIDIISE
- the LOC118267015 gene encoding regulator of telomere elongation helicase 1 homolog, whose amino-acid sequence is MPEVMICGIPVTFPFEPYEVQKVYMERVIESLQNNTNALLESPTGTGKTLSLLCSSLAWLLVKKAQLQMNAQVGNFSEHSNFSGSLKDSLKSGAGKAKDNTSWGMPKIIYSSRTHSQLTQAMQELKRSSYKHVKATVLGSRDQMCIHPEVSKETNNMNKVHMCQLRVKSRTCHFYNNVESKKDDRAVKGDEILDIEDLVTVGKKLKCCPYYLSKELKQDADIIFMPYNYILDPKSRRANGVELLNNIIILDEAHNVEKMCEESASLQIRTTDVALCIDEITHVMRSFGEAAANEDQMDMTVDSQPKDFTCDDLCVLKEMMLALEKAIDEITVGSEGTTYPGGFIFELLSKAEIRDHNQMAVITMIENLIQYLSTASSSPFQRKGVGLQKIVDLLNVVFSGTTHAYKERVKMCYKVHVQIEDKKNNKKTDSWGALKTTSTKSAERVLSYWCFSPGFGMKQLIEQNVRSIILTSGTLAPLKPLTSELGIPIGVQLENPHIVKSNQICVKIMSQGPDGVQLNSNYQNRDNPKYISSLGRTILSFCRVVPDGLLVFFPSYPIMTKCQEMWQNEGIWSSINNIKPIFVEPQRKDTFNTIINDYYSKISDPSTRGACFMAVCRGKVSEGLDFADMNGRAVIITGLPFPPLKDPRIILKKKYLEELRTKDKQFLSGDEWYSLEATRAVNQAIGRVIRHQNDYGAILLCDSRFNSPKLKSQLSAWLRDHINVSNKFGETVSEICRFFKNAETTLPAPRLKPLLPNESRMQDKADSGPIHASGVSFPVTNSRIVSKSSIKKSVSQYPNSNEVYADFSMDFYKNAKASAYVNEFKPNTTKDLFSAIDQAESQQSSSSQSLVTIHKRTAEVNVANQIVKKKKLKIKPFGFEENLNGEPSHTEVVEKVPPTSLIDFVKEIKVLLQAEQYKEFQLSISAYKKNGDYEVFLKVLSNLFENNKMFYLFKGMKRFLKDEHKVTFQEYCDNVKLS
- the LOC118267014 gene encoding 39S ribosomal protein L21, mitochondrial isoform X2 — encoded protein: MALIRAGLQRLANVFNGGQGVLSRFVTSLSPVESKTVPETTKDVIAECNNLIEKNASRNFAIVHLLGKQWRVTDGDLLVVEGYWPPSIGDKIRLDKVLVAGTKDFSLIGRPLVQPGLVDVTATVISKGLSHTRTHFKKKRRKQFMRINFYRSPQTILRINSVEIANKINEAPKNVF
- the LOC118267014 gene encoding 39S ribosomal protein L21, mitochondrial isoform X1, which codes for MALIRAGLQRLANVFNGGQAGVLSRFVTSLSPVESKTVPETTKDVIAECNNLIEKNASRNFAIVHLLGKQWRVTDGDLLVVEGYWPPSIGDKIRLDKVLVAGTKDFSLIGRPLVQPGLVDVTATVISKGLSHTRTHFKKKRRKQFMRINFYRSPQTILRINSVEIANKINEAPKNVF